The window cggcggcggctgctatgCTGAGTCAGGCTTCCGCGGCCGGCGACCTGACCAAGTTCAAGGTGTACTTCCACGACGTGCTAGCGGGGAAGAGCCCGACGGCGATCCGGATTGCGCAGGCGGCGTCCACCAACAGCTCCTCCACCTTCTTCGGCGCGGTGGTGGCCATCGACGACCCGCTcaccaccggccccgccgtcaCGGGCTCCGCCAAATCCAAGGACGAGGTGGGCCGCGCGCAGGGGAGCTACACGTTCGCCGACCAGGCCACCTTCGGGCTCCTCATGAACATGAACTTCGTGTTCACCGCCGGGGACTACAAGGGCAGCAGCCTGACCATCTACGGCCGCAACGAGGTGCTTTCGGCGGTGAGGGAGATGAGCATCATCGGGGGCACGGGCAAGTTTCGCATGGCTCGCGGCTATGTCCAGGCGAGCACCGTGGACTCCGGCGCCAAGTCCGGCGAGACCGTCGTCGAGTACACTATCTACGTCAAGGCTGCTGCGGCGTAGCGGCCGCTGCCGGACGGAAAATATTGTAATTTTGCTTGGAATAAATGGACTTTTGCAGATTTGTTGCGTTTGTTATCGTGATGGATGATGTGCATTTACAGATTTGAGTGCTGTTTCGTGTCTGTGGTTTGCAGTTTTGCTAATCTCTTCAGCTCTTTGGAAGATATAATTTGCGTCGATTTTATGTCAAATTTGTGGTTGCTGAAATCAATCAACCAAAGATTATGCAGGAAAAAGTCAGTGCACAGAGCCAGAACGTGTGATCGTTGCGTGAAGTAGAAcccaccggccacccctctcctGATAGTTTTTTTATTCCAGGGGCCACCGTACCTTACTTTTTTAGGGGATCTTTCACTTTTCACTTTGTTCCCACTAGTAAACGTGCACGTGCGTTACAAACATACTGTGGctaaagttttttttaaaaaaaaactcttACATTTTACACATATTCTCTGCACCAAGAAAAACTAATGCATGAACACACTCCATGTTACTGCTTAGATCTTGTGGGTCacttttttttttgtatttttactaTAATTGTCTGTATCTGCACAATAAGAAGCTCCCCCGTCGTTTTGTAATATtctcttacaaaaacaaaatgcaaCTCACATGACATTAAAAAACATAAATCTTCACTTCCCAGAGAAAGAAGTATACGAAGGAGTGTGTCCCACATACCATGTGAGCACCAAAATAGTAAGCAGGAGCATAACATAGCGTCCTCGCAGTTGTGCCATTTGTTGCAAAGTTGCAGGCTAATATTGACATAGAAGTTAATTAGTTGATTTACCTCAAACTGCTAGTGATCAGTGTGTAGGAGTGCTGATCCAGGAAAATGGATGAATGAAAATATAACTGGACATGCATGACTCCTACATGTAGCAAATCAATCGAATAACATCAGCACTGTGCCAAGACATTCATTCCTTGTATAAATCAACCAATCAATCTGCACTAATAGTATTGAGGCAGTGGTTGCAGACTACCAGGAAAGGATCAATAAAAGTACATTAGAAGAAAACTTTTACCAATTGTCCTTGAATCTGGTTATCAACTGAACAAATATCATTTACTATAAGATGTAAATTTCTTCTATAACTGAGAATCTAGAACCATAAACCAAAGAATGTGCATTTTACAATAAACAGAAGAAATTCTGAAATTGACACATAATTTTTTGAAACACTGACTATACTGTACATAATTTAGGTAACAGTGACACTTGAGCTTTTAGATTTCATAGTGGACTTAAGTCTATCATAATAGTGCATATTTTAATCCCCCACATACTCCAAGAATGCTTTGTGTGACTTCTGAATATTACTGATATCAATCAACGTGTTAATACTACCTCTTTTTTATATTATTTAATGTAAATTAATTAGGAATCTTTGTACAGTTCACAAAAAAACAGAATCAGAAACAATAATGTGATAATAGGTAAAGACTGAAGTTCGGAACTTTAATGATAGTAACAACCAATATTCTTTGCCATATATTGTATGCATCTAGCTCATAAAATATAATTTAATGTGGGGTATAATGATATGAAGCTGCTTCAGTCTGTATGATACAGTCCGTGTCAAAAAGGATATTACCCGTTCAAAAATAAACATAATGCTTATGTCATAAGCAAGCTTGAACACAGATTCATAATTCTAGGCCAACTCATTTAGTTTCAGAATTTCCATAGGAAAGAGATAACAATTTGGAACATGCTACAAAACTGGTGAAGATAGAAAGCATTCATCCTCTTTTTCCTTGTTGTAAGGAGTAGCTTCCGCACATATTTGTAGCAATGTAATACCTGATCCGAAAAAAGTTGTTCACTATTATTGTTGGAGGAAAGAGACGTGTATACAAAGAAAGAGAGGCGGTGCAAATAACCTGCAAATAAGGCCTTAAATAGTAAGTATTCTTGTTTGATAACTTCAGATATGTTGGATCATTCCAAACTGCACAAGTAAATAAGAATAAATGTATGTGCCAAAATAGCAAAAGGTATATGATTTCTCTGTCATGAAATAAAATAAATCCGACTGAA is drawn from Triticum dicoccoides isolate Atlit2015 ecotype Zavitan chromosome 4A, WEW_v2.0, whole genome shotgun sequence and contains these coding sequences:
- the LOC119286519 gene encoding dirigent protein 21-like; amino-acid sequence: MAGSKALLLLLCAAAAAAMLSQASAAGDLTKFKVYFHDVLAGKSPTAIRIAQAASTNSSSTFFGAVVAIDDPLTTGPAVTGSAKSKDEVGRAQGSYTFADQATFGLLMNMNFVFTAGDYKGSSLTIYGRNEVLSAVREMSIIGGTGKFRMARGYVQASTVDSGAKSGETVVEYTIYVKAAAA